In Heliomicrobium gestii, the following proteins share a genomic window:
- a CDS encoding helix-turn-helix domain-containing protein, translating to MHALKFREKLILIRKSRNLTQQQVADRMADMTGSRYIYSTISNWERDKCSPSPEYIRLLAISLGCSADELLGVEEFKKSINIKLPSAI from the coding sequence GTGCACGCTTTGAAGTTCCGTGAGAAACTCATACTAATCCGAAAAAGCCGAAACCTAACCCAGCAACAAGTAGCCGATCGAATGGCGGACATGACCGGCTCAAGATACATTTACTCCACTATATCCAACTGGGAACGGGATAAATGCTCTCCCAGCCCGGAGTATATAAGGTTGCTGGCGATCTCTCTAGGGTGTTCAGCAGATGAACTTCTGGGCGTGGAAGAGTTCAAGAAATCAATCAATATAAAACTCCCATCTGCAATATAG
- a CDS encoding IS1634 family transposase, giving the protein MEHVTTTPDTVDVLSVGGMPIFAEYCREIGIREIINDMLRWDKEQWSATPGDLMVAMLVNLMASRTPLYLIRKFYENTDLDLIFGPGALSLDALHDRHFGLLLDRMYEANPKHVFDMVSTVSVVRHGIDLRQLHSDTTSQSVYGAYEGEGELSITYGYSKDGRPDLKQFLYGLVVAEGVPVAGKVMNGNQSDKTWNRDVIDELAGLVGHHVSQKVMYIADSALVTLENLKRLHDVEMLFVMRLPGTYQLSKTLKHAAEQANDWRNVGALSDKPDAATYRLWETTDELDGRTYRFFVIHSSSLAGQKAGMLERQAKREKEALVKAAAKLQKRLYACEADAQAARTEFLSAYATALHSLSADVVAIQQEKTTRGRGRRPAGFVPEYETKWQVGVTVGDIDKTRLAAAQRREETFILMTNDTMEDAVELLRRYKGQITVENRFRWLKDPAVVDQIWLKTPNRIMALGYVFLIGLLIYSLLERRLRQNMDRETKPIRLPGNRLSKSPTAASFMQLFSDVVILINPQTDGTVRRVMPRRFDTPELRRAAALAGIEFTRFTLPPKVQHRNS; this is encoded by the coding sequence ATGGAGCACGTAACCACCACTCCGGATACCGTGGATGTTCTTTCCGTAGGCGGAATGCCGATTTTTGCGGAGTACTGTCGAGAAATTGGGATCCGCGAGATCATCAACGATATGCTCCGGTGGGACAAAGAGCAGTGGTCTGCTACCCCGGGGGACTTGATGGTGGCCATGTTGGTCAATTTGATGGCATCCCGGACGCCCTTGTACTTGATTCGCAAGTTTTACGAAAACACGGATTTGGATTTGATCTTCGGGCCGGGTGCGCTTTCGCTGGATGCCTTGCATGATCGGCACTTCGGTCTCTTGCTGGATCGCATGTACGAGGCGAATCCGAAGCATGTTTTTGATATGGTGTCCACGGTCTCCGTGGTTCGCCACGGCATTGATCTACGACAACTCCACTCCGATACGACATCCCAAAGCGTATATGGCGCCTATGAGGGTGAAGGAGAATTGTCGATTACCTACGGCTACAGCAAAGATGGGCGACCCGATCTCAAACAGTTCCTCTATGGGCTTGTTGTCGCAGAAGGGGTTCCCGTGGCCGGGAAAGTGATGAACGGGAACCAATCGGACAAGACCTGGAACCGTGATGTGATTGACGAATTGGCCGGCCTCGTCGGGCACCATGTCAGCCAAAAAGTCATGTATATCGCCGACTCCGCGCTGGTGACCTTGGAGAACCTGAAGCGTCTTCATGATGTGGAGATGCTCTTTGTCATGCGCCTTCCGGGAACGTATCAACTGAGCAAAACCCTGAAGCATGCGGCAGAGCAGGCAAACGATTGGAGGAATGTGGGCGCCCTCTCCGACAAACCCGACGCCGCCACGTATCGTTTATGGGAAACGACAGACGAACTCGATGGCCGAACCTATCGCTTCTTTGTCATTCACTCCAGTTCCCTTGCTGGTCAAAAGGCGGGCATGCTGGAGCGTCAGGCGAAGCGAGAAAAAGAAGCGCTGGTGAAAGCGGCTGCGAAGCTGCAAAAACGCCTCTACGCCTGTGAAGCGGACGCACAGGCTGCGCGAACCGAATTCCTGTCTGCCTACGCTACGGCATTGCATTCGCTATCGGCGGACGTGGTGGCGATTCAGCAAGAAAAAACCACCCGTGGACGCGGTCGACGCCCAGCCGGATTCGTACCCGAATACGAGACCAAGTGGCAGGTCGGTGTTACTGTGGGCGACATCGACAAAACGCGACTGGCGGCCGCACAGCGCAGAGAAGAAACCTTTATCCTCATGACCAATGACACGATGGAAGATGCCGTGGAGCTCCTTCGCCGGTACAAAGGGCAAATCACCGTTGAGAACCGATTCCGTTGGCTCAAGGATCCTGCCGTGGTAGATCAGATCTGGCTGAAAACGCCGAATCGCATCATGGCCCTCGGCTATGTGTTTCTCATTGGTTTGTTGATCTACAGCTTACTGGAGCGTAGGCTACGTCAAAACATGGACAGGGAGACGAAGCCCATCCGGCTCCCCGGAAACCGCTTATCCAAATCACCGACGGCGGCATCGTTTATGCAGTTGTTCTCCGATGTGGTAATCCTGATTAACCCGCAAACGGATGGCACCGTTCGTCGTGTCATGCCTCGCCGATTTGACACTCCAGAACTGCGACGCGCAGCCGCACTAGCCGGGATTGAATTTACGCGGTTTACGCTTCCGCCGAAAGTTCAACATCGCAATTCTTAA